A region from the Hydra vulgaris chromosome 10, alternate assembly HydraT2T_AEP genome encodes:
- the LOC100204901 gene encoding phosphoenolpyruvate phosphomutase isoform X2, whose protein sequence is MSYILKKCILNNQMASIALKCFSTSSTLSKRTTLLKQMLYSNELEFIMEAHTGLAAKIVEEAGFKGIWGSGLSISASMGVRDSNEASWTQVLDQLEYMTDASSLPILLDADTGYGNFNNARRLVRKLEQRGVAGACLEDKLFPKTNSLLDGRAQPLADMEEFALKIKACKDSQQDPDFCIVARVEAFIAGWGLEEALKRSHAYADAGADAILMHSKKKDPSEIKAFMKEWKNKIPVVIVPTNYYTTPTNEFREWGVSMVIWANHNIRASIKAMQDTCNTIYNDQSLVNVESKVVPVKEIFRLQNDKELVEAEKIYLPQK, encoded by the exons atgagttatattctaaaaaaatgcattttaaataaccaaATGGCATCAAtagctttaaaatgtttttcaacaTCCTCAACTCTTTCAAAG CGGACAACGCTTCTTAAGCAAATGCTGTATTCAAACGAACTTGAATTTATAATGGAAGCACACACAGGGTTAGCTGCAAAAATTGTAGAAGAAGCTG gcTTCAAAGGCATTTGGGGTAGTGGGTTATCCATTTCTGCGTCAATGGGAGTGCGTGATAGTAATGAAGCATCATGGACACAAGTGTTAGACCAGTTAGAATATATGACAGATGCATCATCACTTCCTATATTGCTAGATGCTGATACTGGTTATGGTAACTTTAACAATGCTAGAAGGTTAGTGCGAAAATTAGAACAGCGAGGTGTAGCTGGAGCATGTCTTGAAGACAAATTGTTTCCAAAAACAAACTCTTTATTAGATGGACGAGCTCAGCCATTAGCAGATATGGAGgagtttgctttaaaaattaaagcatgCAAAG ATAGCCAACAAGATCCTGATTTCTGCATTGTTGCTCGTGTTGAGGCTTTTATAGCTGGTTGGGGATTAGAAGAGGCATTAAAGAGATCACACGCTTATGCAGATGCTGGTGCAGATGCTATATTGATGCACAGTAAGAAAAAAGACCCTTCAGAAATTAAAGCTTTTATGAAGGAAtggaaaaataaa attccTGTTGTGATTGTTCCAACAAATTACTATACAACACCAACAAATGAGTTTCGTGAGTGGGGGGTATCCATGGTCATATGGGCTAACCATAATATTCGTGCATCCATAAAAGCTATGCAAGACACATGCAATACTATTTATAATGACCAATCCCTTGTTAATGTTGAAAGCAAG GTTGTACCAGTCAAAGAAATTTTTCGACTTCAGAACGATAAAGAATTAGTGGAggctgaaaaaatatatttgccacaaaaataa